A window from Triticum aestivum cultivar Chinese Spring chromosome 6D, IWGSC CS RefSeq v2.1, whole genome shotgun sequence encodes these proteins:
- the LOC123144083 gene encoding DNA-directed RNA polymerase III subunit 2: protein MPPATSAPDAPVADGDAEAPPVPTYRSLAAPVSNPVDKFALLPAFLKVRGLVKEHIDSFNYFITKGIKNIVRANNRIEARSDPGIYLEYKNIYIGEPSVQVDFRVETITPHFCRLTDRTYSAPVIVDVEYTVGKTHAKHRKPSFTIGYMPIMLRSYACVLNGKDEAELARYGECPLDPGGYFIVKGTEKVILIQEQLSKNRIIIDTDNKGRVTASVTSSTHEVKSKTVICMDKEKIYLHLNQFTKPIPIIVVMKAMGIETDQEVVQMVGRDPRYGDLLYLSIQECATERIYTQQQALQYMDDKVTYAGAGNIKDGRSKLILRDVFVAHVPVNNGNFQPKCIYTAVMLRRMLDAILNSDTFDDKDYVGNKRLELSGQLVSLLFEDLFKTMNTYAVDRMNKNSDMARSSPLDFSQLIMQQDVITSGLERAISTGNWDIKRFKMHRKGVSQVLSRLSYMASLGYMTRITPQFEKTRKTSGPRALQPSQWGMLCPCDTPEGEACGLTKNLALMTHVTTDQEEGPLRNLCFSLGVEDLSLLSGEEIHAPGSFLVMFNGLILGKHRQPQRFANNMRTFRRSGKIGEFVSVFVNEKQHCIHIASDGGRVCRPLIIADKGRSRVKEHHMKELRDGIRSFDDFLRDGLIEYLDVNEENNALIALYEHVDQDGVQRSSITHIEIEPMTILGVVAGLIPYPHHNQSPRNTYQCAMGKQAMGNIAYNQLFRADSLLYLLVYAQRPLLTTKTIELVGYDKLGAGQNATVAVMSYSGYDIEDAIVMNKSSLDRGFGRCIAMKKYTVTSEKYGDGISDRIAKPQRDRDGVLIKQNMRALDEDGFVAPGQIIRNHDIYVNKQTPKVTNRTPGTALTDRDYRDSPAVYKGVDGETTVVDRVMLCSDTNDKLTIKCIIRHTRRPEVGDKFSSRHGQKGVCGTIVQQEDFPFSEKGICPDLIMNPHGFPSRMTIGKMIELLGGKAGVSCGRFHYGSIFGEPSGNADKVEDISHTLVKHGFSYSGKDFLYSGILGHPLQAYVFMGPIYYQKLKHMVLDKMHARASGPRVLLTRQPTEGRSRDGGLRLGEMERDCLIAYGASMLIFERLLLSSDPYQVQVCRKCGLLGYYNYKLKTSFCSMCKNGENMAKMRMPYACKLLFQELQSMNVVPRLTLTEG, encoded by the exons GTTAGAGGCCTTGTGAAGGAGCACATTGACTCTTTTAACTACTTCATCACCAAAGGAATCAAGAATATTGTCAGGGCAAACAACCGAATCGAAGCACGCAGTGACCCAGGCATTTATCTTGA GTACAAAAATATATACATCGGCGAGCCCTCGGTGCAAGTAGATTTTAGAGTTGAGACTATCACACCACACTTTTGCCGCCTTACTGATCGCAC ATATTCTGCTCCTGTGATTGTTGATGTTGAGTACACTGTAGGAAAGACGCATGCGAAACATAGGAAG CCAAGTTTTACCATTGGGTACATGCCTATTATGCTTAGAAGTTATGCTTGTGTTCTGAATGGGAAGGACGAAGCTGAACTAGCAAGATATG GTGAGTGCCCTCTTGATCCTGGTGGTTACTTCATTGTGAAAGGAACCGAGAAG GTCATCCTAATACAAGAACAGCTATCAAAGAATCGTATTATTATCGACACTGATAATAAAGGAAG GGTAACTGCATCTGTTACTAGCAGCACACATGAAGTAAAAAGCAAGACAGTGATTTGCATGGACAAAGAGAAAATTTATCTACATCTGAATCAGTTCACTAAGCCG ATTCCTATAATTGTGGTTATGAAAGCCATGGGAATTGAAACTGACCAAGAGGTTGTACAAATGGTTGGAAGAGATCCAAGATATGGTGACCTCCTATATTTGTCTATTCAG GAATGTGCCACAGAGAGAATATATACACAACAGCAAGCTTTGCAGTACATGGATGACAAG GTGACGTATGCTGGTGCAGGAAATATTAAG GACGGTCGGTCAAAATTAATCCTCCGTGATGTTTTTGTTGCGCATGTACCG GTTAACAATGGGAACTTTCAACCAAAGTGCATATACACTGCTGTAATGTTAAGGCGAATGTTGGATGCGATCTTGAATTCTGACACCTTCGATGACAAG GATTATGTGGGAAACAAGAGGCTTGAGCTGTCTGGTCAATTAGTATCCCTGCTTTTTGAG GATTTGTTCAAAACGATGAATACCTATGCTGTAGACCGTATGAACAAAAACAGTGACATGGCCCGTTCCAGTCCTTTGGATTTTAGCCAG TTGATAATGCAGCAGGATGTAATAACCTCTGGTTTGGAGAGAGCTATTTCCACAGGAAATTGGGACATTAAACGATTTAAGATGCATAGAAAAGGTGTTTCACAG GTTCTGTCTAGGTTATCCTATATGGCGTCTTTAGGCTATATGACACGCATAACACCACAGTTTGAGAAGACCCGGAAAACAAGCGGTCCACGTGCTTTGCAGCCCAGTCAG TGGGGTATGCTTTGTCCTTGTGATACACCCGAAGGGGAAGCTTGTGGCTTGACGAAAAATCTAGCTTTAATGACTCATGTTACAACAGATCAAGAGGAGGGCCCACTGAGGAATCTG TGTTTTAGCCTAGGTGTGGAAGATCTGTCACTTCTGTCCGGAGAAGAAATCCATGCACCGGGTTCATTTCTGGTCATGTTCAATGGATTAATACTAGGGAAGCACAGGCAGCCTCAG AGATTTGCTAATAATATGAGAACATTCCGCCGATCAGGCAAAATTGGCGAGTTTGTAAGCGTTTTTGTAAATGAGAAGCAG CATTGCATTCATATTGCCTCTGATGGTGGCCGCGTTTGTCGTCCACTTATAATTGCTGACAAGGGcagatcaagggttaaagagcatcATATGAAAGAACTGAGG GATGGTATTCGTTCATTTGATGATTTTCTGCGTGATGGATTGATTGAATATCTTGACGTCAATGAAGAGAATAATGCATTG ATTGCATTGTATGAGCATGTGGATCAAGATGGTGTTCAAAGAAGCAGCATCACTCACATTGAAATAGAGCCAATGACCATATTAGGTGTTGTAGCTGGACTTATTCCATATCCACACCATAACCAATCTCCACGTAACACTTATCAG TGTGCAATGGGTAAGCAAGCGATGGGAAATATTGCATATAATCAG TTGTTTCGAGCAGATTCTCTACTTTATTTACTAGTGTACGCGCAACGTCCCCTGCTTACAACAAAAACGATTGAGTTg GTGGGATACGATAAACTTGGTGCTGGGCAGAATGCGACTGTTGCTGTAATGAGTTATAGTGGATATGATATTGAAGATGCAATTGTGATGAACAAATCATCTCTTGATCGTGGTTTTGGTCGTTGCATAGCAATGAAAAA GTACACCGTAACATCGGAGAAATATGGAGATGGTATATCAGACAGGATTGCTAAACCCCAGAGAGATAGAGATGGTGTCTTGATAAAGCAGAATATGCGG GCATTGGATGAAGATGGATTTGTTGCGCCTGGTCAAATAATCCGCAATCATGATATCTATGTGAACAAGCAAACACCCAAGGTTACCAATAGAACTCCTGGTACTGCATTAACAGACAG GGACTATAGGGACTCACCAGCTGTTTACAAAGGTGTCGATGGTGAGACTACCGTTGTAGATCGTGTAATGCTTTGTTCGGATACAAATGACAAATTGACCATTAAGTGTATTATCCGTCACACTAGGAGGCCGGAG GTTGGTGACAAGTTTAGTAGCAGACATGGACAAAAAGGTGTTTGTGGCACCATTGTTCAGCAGGAAGACTTCCCCTTCTCTGAGAAAGGAATATGCCCTGATTTAATTATGAATCCCCATGGATTTCCAAG TCGTATGACAATCGGTAAAATGATTGAACTTCTTGGGGGAAAGGCTGGTGTTTCTTGTGGCCGATTCCATTATGGCAGTATATTTGGTGAACCAAGTGGTAATGCTGATAAAGTTGAAGACATAAG CCATACGCTTGTCAAGCACGGCTTCAGCTATAGTGGAAAAGATTTCTTATACTCAG GCATTTTAGGCCATCCTCTGCAGGCATATGTCTTCATGGGGCCAATCTATTACCAGAAACTAAAGCACATG GTTCTTGATAAGATGCATGCTCGGGCTAGTGGACCACGAGTACTACTGACTAGGCAACCTACTGAAGGGCGAAGTCGTGATGGAG GTCTGCGTCTTGGTGAGATGGAGCGTGATTGTTTAATTGCATACGGTGCCAGCATGCTAATCTTTGAACGTCTCCTACTATCCAGTGATCCATATCAAGTCCAG GTTTGCAGGAAATGCGGTCTGTTAGGCTACTACAATTACAAGCTGAAGACTTCCTTCTGCTCGATGTGCAAAAACGGAGAAAACATGGCCAAGATGAGGATGCCGTACGCTTGCAAGCTTTTGTTTCAG GAGCTGCAGTCGATGAACGTCGTCCCACGCTTGACCCTGACAGAAGGATAA